The uncultured Desulfovibrio sp. DNA window CCGGCAGGCGTGAAGGACGATCTGGACTACGTGTTCAGCCTCTTTCCCATTTTGTCCGAACGCCGCAAGCAGGCGGGCGGGACGCTTTCCGGCGGTGAACAGCAGATGCTTGCCATCAGCCGCGCCCTCATGGGCCGCCCCAAGCTGCTGTTGCTGGACGAGCCTTCACTGGGCCTCGCCCCCATCATCATTCAGCAGATCTTTTCCATTATCCAGAAGGTCAATTCCAACGGCACTACGGTCTTTCTGGTGGAGCAGAACGCCAACCAGGCCCTGCGCATCGCCAACCACGGCTATGTTATGGAAAATGGTCGCATAGTCATGCACGACACTGCCGCCAATCTGCTCACCAGTGAAGAAGTGCGCACTGCCTATCTGGGCATGTAGACCGCAGTCCCCATAGCGGCGCTTAACCAGTGCCGCGCTGCAATCGATAGTAAAGCGGTGCGTTTGCCAGGCAAACGCACCGCTTTTTATGTGCAGAGCCAAAACGAAACGAGCATACTCCTTCCGCGTATATTCCCGAACCGCAGTAACGGACACGTGCCCTGCTCCACCTGCCTATCTTTCTCAAAAGCAAAGCCGTTGCCGACTGGCAGTCGGCAACGGCTTTTGAGCTGTATTGAAGCTATTCGAGGAGGAGGATTATCCCTCAGCCCCCGCAACAATATGAAGATTTATCTGTAACTTTGCCCTAGACTTCGCTGATGATGGGCACGACCACAGGGTCACGCTCCAGCACACGGCGGAAGAAACGCCGCAGCGAAGAACGAATGCCTTCCTGCAAGCGGCCAAGCTGACCGGGGCGGGCCGCTTCAATCTCGTCCAGCACCAGGCACTTGGCGTCTTCCAGCAAGTGGCTGTAGTGCTGCTCGAATACAAAGCCTTTGGAGATCATTTCCGGCCCGTGCAGTATGCTGCCGGTTTCGGAATCCACCACCAGCACCACAATAACCATACCTTCATCGCCAAGGATACGGCGCTCCTTGAGCACGGCGTAGCCCACATCACCCACGCCCTTGCCGTCCACGAGCGTACACTCGACCGGAACGCGCGGTTCCAGACGGAAGGAATCTTTGAGCAGGGTAAGGGGCAGGCCGTCTTCCAGCAGAATGACGTTGTCCTGCTTCACGCCGCATTCAACAGCAAGGCGGCCATGCTTGACCAGATGCTGGTATTCGCCGTGCACGGGCACAAACAGCGTGGGCCGCACGGCCTCAAACATGTCGCGCAGTTCTTCGCGCTGGCCGTGGCCCGAGGCATGGATGGCGTGTACGCTTTCGTACAGCACTTCCGCGCCGATGCGGTACATTTCGTTGATCAACCGGGAGATGGCCTTGGCATTGCCGGGGATCATACGCGAACTCATGACCACGGTGTCGCCCTTGCGGATCTCCAGCTGTCTGTGGCCGCCAAGCACCATGCGCGACAAGGCGGAGAGCGGTTCACCCTGCGCGCCTGTCACAACAAGCACGATCTGGTCATCCGGCAGGTCGGGTACGCCGTTGTGCGCGTTGAAAAACGAAGGCGGCAGCTTGGCAATGCCAAGATCGCGGGCCATTTCGATATTGTTCGCCAGCGACTTGCCGCTGATGACCACCGTGCGCCCATGCTCGCGCGCAAGGTCAAAAACTTCCTGAATACGCTGAATATGGCTGGAAAAGAGCGTGATGACGATGCGCCCTTCGGCCTTGGCGAATATCTTGTCCAGCGAATCCTTGACTTCGCGCTCCGTGAGGGAACGCCCCTCGCGCACGATGTTGGTGGAATCCGAAAGCAACAGCCGTGCGCCGTCCGGCCCGGCAAAGTTGCGGAAAAGATTCAGGTCGGTGCCTGTGCTGTCAAGGGGATGCGGGTCAATCTTGAAATCGCCGCTGTGCACCACCCGGCCTACGGGCGTTTCTACGCCCAGACCAAAGCCTTCGGGAATGGAGTGACAGACGGGGAAAAAATGAAAGGTCAGGTCGCCCAGAGGCAGCACGGTGTTGATATCGACAGGGCACAGCTCCACCCAATCCAGAATTTCCCGCTCCCTGAGCTTGTGTTCCACAAGCGCCAGGGTAAAGCGTGAGCCATAGATACGGGTTCCCTTGATTTCAGGCACAATCCAGGGCAGTGCGCCAATGTGATCCTCATGCCCGTGCGTCAGCACAATACCGAGCAGCTTGTCCTTGATGCCGCTGACAGCGCCAAAGTGCGGGATAACAACGTCCACGCCAAGGTGCGCGTCGTCAGGAAACATGAGGCCGCAATCAACCATCACAACGCCGCCGGAGGTTTCCCACAGCTGGCAGTTGAGGCCGATCTCTCCCAGTCCCCCGAGGGGGGTAATGTTCAAATAAGGTTCATTCATTCGCAATCGCTTTTGGGCGGCGCTGCTAAGGTCGTGCCGTCGCTCAACGCCGCATAAGATCAGGGTGAAATTCGCCCATGGCCACATATAATTGCGCCAGAGCGGTCAAATAATCGGCTTTTGCTCCTGTTAACGTCGCCTGAGCGGTGGTGAGCTTGGACGAAGCGTCCAGCACGTCAAAGTTGGTGCCCACCTGCTCCTGATAACGGGCCAATGCCACATTGTATGCCTCAGTAGACTGCTCCACGCCCTTTTCCGCCACGGTTATCCGTTTGGCGGCTTCCTGCACGGCAAGCAGTTTCGACTTGATGTCGTAGCCAACGCTGAGTTTCAGGTCTTCTTCGGCATAGCGCATCTTTGTGACCAGCCAGCCTGCCTCTTTGTCGGCATAATACGTGGTTCCCCACTGAAAAACGTCCCAGGTGGCCCGGGCGCCCACTTCCCATACGGAGCTGCGTGAACCCCGGTCGCCATTTTCCTGCAGATCAAGCGAATTGCCGCTCTGCGAAACATTGTAATAGGCTTCCACCTGCGGATAATAGCCGCTCTGCACGGCCTGCTGCGATTTGCCCGCGATTTCCACCGAGCGCGCCGCCATGTAGAGATCGGGCCGCTGGCGGTAGGCCGCTTCAAGGCACTGCTCCAGCGAACGGGTAAAGGGCACATGGGCAAGCTTGCCGGTAAACTTGATTTGGGCCGTGGCGGGCAGCCCCAGCAAGGTATTCAGCTTGGCAAGGCTGGTGTCGCGGCTGTTTTCGACCTGAATCAAGGTATTCTCGGCCTGTCGCACATCCACTTCTGCCTGGAGCACATCCAGCCGGGGGCGAAGGCCCACACCAAAAAAGGCAGTGGTAATGCGCAACTGATCCTGCAAACGGGCCAGAGCATCACGCTGGCTGCGCACGCTTTCTTCGTACCGCAGATAATTCAGAAACTGGGTCTGAACACTTTCTGTCATGGACAGTTCGGCATTGCGCACTGAGGCTTTATCGCTGTCAGCCTGAAGGGCTGCCTTCTGATAATTGGCCAGGAGCTGAAACCCTTGAAACACGGGCTGAGAAATTTCTACGGCCCAGGTATAGGTGCCTTTTTCCGCTGGTCTGCTACTGCTGGGTAAGGCGGGCGATGTTTTTCTTTCCTGCTTGGAGGCGGAATACGTTGTGCCAAGCTTGGGCCCAAAAGCCCCGCGCGCAGATTTGCGCGCCTCTTCAGAAGACTGCCCCTGCGCCTCTTGCGAACCCAGGCTCGGATTATGCCGCAAAGCGCGATCCACAGCATCGGGCATGGAAACTGCCCCGGAAGGCACAGCATTGTCCTTGCCCGAAGGCAAGGTTCTTCCGCTAAAAACGGGCACGGCAGCGCTGCCCGATGGGCGCGCGGCAACAGAAGAATCGGCAAACACAGCGTTGCCGCCCACAGGCCCGGCAAGCGCACCAACAACAAGAAATACCAGGCCCAATTCAGGAATGCGCTTCATATATTTACAGACGGAATGGCTCCGCTACCTTTTAAAAATTACTTCGACCCGGATTACATACACCGCAGAAGACGGCATTGGCAACACTTCATGGAAAAAGATAATTTTACGCAAAACGGCTAAACAGACATTCTTTAAAAGGTATTTTTACTCAGTGCGCGCTGAATAATAACTATTTCTACATGTACTGCTTATTAAATAAAGGACAACAAAGCGTAACTCTTGTGCCCTAACATACAGAAAATATGGCCAGTTTCAACAACAAACAGACTTACTTGCAAAATTGAATTTTTCATAAATTGCAACATCTGTTTCAAAACCGGCCAGGCAAGCCTGCAGTGAAACCTGAAAATCCCTGCCCTTAAGGAGCCGCAAGGGGATTCTAAAAAATTTCTTGAAAGTTTACCTCAGTCGTAGCATGCTGCGCAGCAGAGTCCTTGCGGGATTCCGCAGCTCCGCCGTGACGGTTGGCGCATCTTTGCGTCTGCCGTGCTGGCATTTTTTGCGGCGCACTGAAACAGACCACAGTTGTTGCGCAGATATGGAGAACCTCATGGAATTCAGTTTTTTTTCGATGATCGCCCAGGCAAGCCTGGTGGCCAAGGCGGTGCTGGCGTTTCTGGTCATGATGTCCATTGGGAGCTGGGGGCTGATGATCCAGAAATTCATCGGCTTGAGCGCAGCTAACAAAAAGGCTCTCAGCGGCACGGAAAGGTTCGAGAAGGCGGCCAATCTGCGCGAAGCCGTGCAGTCCTTGGGCTCCGACCCAACTTCCCCGCTGTACTACATCGCCCATCAGGGCGTTCTTGAATTCAACCGTTCCAAAGAACTTGGCAACAGCAGTGAAGTGGTGGTCGACAACGTTCGCCGCGCACTGCGCCAGGGTGTGGGCACGGAATTGGCCCGGCTGCAAAGCTCGCTGTCTATTCTGGCCACCTGCGCCAACACGGCCCCCTTTATCGGCCTGTTTGGCACGGTCTGGGGCATCATGAGCTCCTTCCACTCCATCGGCATGCTCAAGTCGGCCTCTCTGGCCACTGTTGCCCCCGGTATTTCGGAAGCTCTGGTTGCTACGGCCATCGGCCTGGCTGTGGCCGTTCCGGCCACCATTGGCTTCAATATCTTCATGGGCAAGCTTTCGCAGGTTGACACGCTGCTGGTGAATTTTGCCGGCGTGTTCCTCAACCGCGTCCAGCGCGAAATCAACGCCCACCGCCCCGTGCAGCGCACGGGCGCAACGGAGATGTAGCATGGGCGCTAGTGTTGGCGGCGGCAACAAGTTTGTTTCGGACATCAACGTCACGCCCTTTGTGGACGTCATGTTGGTGCTGCTGATCATCTTCATGGTGGCGACCCCCATGATGAGTCAGGGGCTGGACGTGGATCTGCCGCAGACCAAGCAGGTGGAAGTGCTTTCTACCGAGGCAGACCACATGGTGTTGACCGTGCGCAATGACGGCAAGATGTACCTTGACGAGTACCCTGTGGACACCATGGAAGACCTTGAGGGGTATTTGCAGCGTCTGGTCAAGGAAAAGAACAAGACGCTCTTTCTGCAGGCCGACAAGGCGGTGCCTTACGGCACTGTTGTGGAAGTCATGGGTCACATCAAGGCCGTGGGCATCGAAAAGCTCGGCGTTATCGCCGAACAGCCCGATGATGCCTCGCCCAAGGGCGGCAAGCCCGCACGCGCCCGAAAATAGGATTGCTCTATGCGCCTGGCCTCATACGTTCTTTCATTCTGCCTGCACGCAGCCATATTTTTACTGATATGGTTCTGGCCCAGCAGCCCGCCCATCAAGCTGGACACGCCTCCGGTCATGATCAGTCTGGTTGAGGGCGCCACAGGCGGCAACCGTACCCCCTCGCCCATTCTCGGGCATATGGGGCAGCCCGGCGATGGCCCCCTTGCGCCTACGCCGCCCGCCCCCAAGGCAGAAGTGGCCGCGCCCGAGCGCGTTGAAGTCAAAGAGCCCAAACCTGTTCCGCCGCAGCCCAAGCAGGATGCAGCGGCTGTAAAAAAGCCCGAGCCCAAACCCGAGCCGAAACCGCAGCCTAAGCCGGAACCCAAGGAAGAAGCTAAACCCATCGCACAGAAAAAAGAAGACAAGCCCAAGCCCAAGGAAGAACCGCAGAAGGAAGCTCCCAAGGATCAGAAGAAGCCGGAGCCTCCCAAGGCGGACGCCAAGAAGGACGCCAAGGAATCCAAGGACGCCAAATCCAACGTTGACCCTGTGGCAGCGGCCTTGCAACAGGCGCGCAAAGCATCCTCCAGGGCAGATTCCGGCGACAGGGGCAGCGCCGTGGAGCAGGCTCTCGCCCAAGCCCAGCGCCGCGCAGGCGGCAACAGGGGCGGCGGTGGCGGCGAAGGCGCCGGCCCCGGCGGCGGTGGCCTTGGCGATGTGTACATGGGGCAGGTCATGCTGGCTGTACGGCCCAACTGGGGCTTTACCTCGGCCAGCCGCCTGAACCTGCGCTGCATCATCAACGTCAAGGTAGACGCCCAGGGAAAGCTGTTGCAGAATCCCGTGGTAACACACAGTTCGGGCAATGCGCAGTTTGACGCATCCGCAGCGAGCGCCATTGTGCGCACTGCCAATAGCGGCCAGTTCCCGCCCCCGCCTTCAGCGGACTACGGTGACCTTGATCTGGTGTTTACGCTTGACGAACTCATGGGCCGCTAAGGCGGCCACCTAAACGCGCAATTGGTAACGCGCGCATTCAGGAGGATATATGCCTTCCCAACCGCGCACGAACCTCAGCAGTCTTTGCATATGCTCAAGCCTCATCGCCGTGACGTTTTTTTACGTCACGGCGGTCGGGGCTTTTGCCGCTTCTGCCGCCAGTGCGGATCAAAGCACCTATGCCGGCAACATGCTGGACAAAATTATTGAAATCTGGGCCCCACCCCCTGCGCTTAAAAGCGATTTCAGGGTGCGCCTCAAGGTCACGGTTAACGGGCGTGGGCAGGTTGAAGACTGCAAGCCAGTCAAATCCTCGGGTCTGGAAGCTTTTGACAGTTCGGTATGCGGCGCAGTGCGGCAGATTGGTTCTTTTGGAACACCGCCTTACGGCGCGCCCATGGACGTGCACCTGACATTCTGGAACGGCACCCCCAAGGGCAAACCCAAGCAGGAAACCCTGAGTACGGAAGAAGCGCTGCGGGCCGAGGTCAAGGCCAGAAACAAGGCCGAAGCCGCGCTTGGCGACACAAGAGCCGAAGCCGCAGAAGACCGCGCCCGTGAAAGAGCCGAGGCCATTGCCAAGGCCAGCGGCAAGGACGCGCCGGAAGTAAGGCCCGCGCCGGTGGCCCCGACGCCAGCGCCCAAGGCGAGTGCTGAAAGCAAAAAGAAGGGCGCAAAGGCTCCTGCCACGGCTCAGGCTGACAACGCACCGGCCACGCAGCTTATTGGCAGGAGCAGCCCCACCGCAGGAGAACAGGCCGCCCCTGCGGCAAAAGAAAAGCCAGCCCGGCAGGTGGACAATCTGCCCACCTACGGCGACCCGGACATGGAGGCCGCATCAGCTGCCGTGCCAGCACAGGCTCAGACTCAGGCTAAAGCACAGACCCCGGCAAAAACCGATTCAGCCGCCACGCCCTCGGGTCGCGCCACGGTGCCCGCGCCCGGGGCAACTGCAGCTGGCACAACGGCATCTGGCGCATCCGACGTTGATCGTGTAAAATATCGGCGTGACGCCACCCGGCAGGTTCGCGACGCAATTCTGATCCCTGCCGAAACAGAACCGGGCGAATACCAGACACGCCTGAGGCTTACGATTTCCCCTCAGGGAGAAATCACTGATTTCAAGGTAATATCGCCCACGGGCGACAAGCTTCTTGACAAATATGTGCAGCGAGGCATACGCCGAGCAGGCAGCTTGCCCCCTCCGCCCGCCGAACTTGGGGGAACGCTGGACATCACCCTTACACTGGTGCGCCGCTGAGGCGTGCTGCTTGAACAAGGAATACTAACGCCATGAAAAAACAGCTTCTTCTCCTGACCCTGGGGTTCTGGCTGGCTCTCGGAAGCGGGGCGCAGGCCGCCATGCGCGTGGACATTTACGGTCCGGGGCAAAACATTGTTAACCTTGCCCTGGCGGCCCCAATCAAGGGCCCCTCTGCTGAAGCGAACAGCATGGGCACCGACCTGCAAAAAATCGTGCAGGAAAACCTGAGCTTTTTGCCCTTTATGCGTCTTACCGATCCCAGAGCAGTGCTTGGCGGCGTTGTTCTGCCCGGGTATGAGCCCCCGTCCCTCGATTTCAAACGCTTCCAGCTTGCCGGGTCGGACATTGTGGTAACGACCTACTGGCCCGAGGGCGACAGCGGCACCCGCCCCGTGCAGATCCGCGCTTTTGAAACCAACACTGGCGGGCGGCTTTTCGGCAAGGAGTACCCCAAGGTTACTTCCAAAGACCTGCCCGAAGTGGCCGACCGCTTCTGCGCCGACCTGCTTGAAGCCCTTACGGGCAATGGCGCCTTCTTCCGCTCCACGCTCGCCTTTGTAAAAAAGACGGGCAAGATGAGCGCCAACGTTTGGTTGGTCAAGCCCACCGGGCGCGACCTGCGGCAGATCACAAACATGCCCGGCGAATCCATGTCACCCGCATGGTCGCCTGATGGCCGCTTTGTGGTCTTTACCCACATTGACGAAAAATCCCATGCCCTCGGCGTGTGGGATCGCTCCAGCGGCAAAGTGCAGCGTATCCGCTTTCCTGGCAACGTGGTTATCGGCCCTGCCTTTATGCCCGACAACAAGGTTGCCGTGGCGCTTTCCAACGGCAAGTTCCCTGTTATCTTCCAGCTGAATCACGTTTTCCAGAAAGAACGCGTGCTTGAGCAAAACGACTCCATCAACGTTTCGCCCACATTTGACAGCACGGGCACCAAGATGGCATTTACCTCTTCGCGCCTTGGCGGCCCGCAGATTTTCCTCAAGGATCTGAGCAGCGGATCGGTCACGCGCGTAAGCAAAAACGGCACGTACAACACTGAGGCCAATCTGTCGCCTGACGGAACCCTGGTGGTATACAGCCGCATGACCGACTATGGTCACCGTATTTTTGTGCAAGATA harbors:
- a CDS encoding ABC transporter ATP-binding protein; its protein translation is MLELRNVDTYYGNIQALRDISLNIEEGEIVTLIGANGAGKSTTLMTICGINRPRKGEILWYGKPIHQLPPHEIVALGISQVPEGRLIFPDLSVSENLDLGAFLRRDPAGVKDDLDYVFSLFPILSERRKQAGGTLSGGEQQMLAISRALMGRPKLLLLDEPSLGLAPIIIQQIFSIIQKVNSNGTTVFLVEQNANQALRIANHGYVMENGRIVMHDTAANLLTSEEVRTAYLGM
- a CDS encoding ribonuclease J; translated protein: MNEPYLNITPLGGLGEIGLNCQLWETSGGVVMVDCGLMFPDDAHLGVDVVIPHFGAVSGIKDKLLGIVLTHGHEDHIGALPWIVPEIKGTRIYGSRFTLALVEHKLREREILDWVELCPVDINTVLPLGDLTFHFFPVCHSIPEGFGLGVETPVGRVVHSGDFKIDPHPLDSTGTDLNLFRNFAGPDGARLLLSDSTNIVREGRSLTEREVKDSLDKIFAKAEGRIVITLFSSHIQRIQEVFDLAREHGRTVVISGKSLANNIEMARDLGIAKLPPSFFNAHNGVPDLPDDQIVLVVTGAQGEPLSALSRMVLGGHRQLEIRKGDTVVMSSRMIPGNAKAISRLINEMYRIGAEVLYESVHAIHASGHGQREELRDMFEAVRPTLFVPVHGEYQHLVKHGRLAVECGVKQDNVILLEDGLPLTLLKDSFRLEPRVPVECTLVDGKGVGDVGYAVLKERRILGDEGMVIVVLVVDSETGSILHGPEMISKGFVFEQHYSHLLEDAKCLVLDEIEAARPGQLGRLQEGIRSSLRRFFRRVLERDPVVVPIISEV
- a CDS encoding TolC family protein, with the protein product MKRIPELGLVFLVVGALAGPVGGNAVFADSSVAARPSGSAAVPVFSGRTLPSGKDNAVPSGAVSMPDAVDRALRHNPSLGSQEAQGQSSEEARKSARGAFGPKLGTTYSASKQERKTSPALPSSSRPAEKGTYTWAVEISQPVFQGFQLLANYQKAALQADSDKASVRNAELSMTESVQTQFLNYLRYEESVRSQRDALARLQDQLRITTAFFGVGLRPRLDVLQAEVDVRQAENTLIQVENSRDTSLAKLNTLLGLPATAQIKFTGKLAHVPFTRSLEQCLEAAYRQRPDLYMAARSVEIAGKSQQAVQSGYYPQVEAYYNVSQSGNSLDLQENGDRGSRSSVWEVGARATWDVFQWGTTYYADKEAGWLVTKMRYAEEDLKLSVGYDIKSKLLAVQEAAKRITVAEKGVEQSTEAYNVALARYQEQVGTNFDVLDASSKLTTAQATLTGAKADYLTALAQLYVAMGEFHPDLMRR
- the tolQ gene encoding protein TolQ; protein product: MEFSFFSMIAQASLVAKAVLAFLVMMSIGSWGLMIQKFIGLSAANKKALSGTERFEKAANLREAVQSLGSDPTSPLYYIAHQGVLEFNRSKELGNSSEVVVDNVRRALRQGVGTELARLQSSLSILATCANTAPFIGLFGTVWGIMSSFHSIGMLKSASLATVAPGISEALVATAIGLAVAVPATIGFNIFMGKLSQVDTLLVNFAGVFLNRVQREINAHRPVQRTGATEM
- a CDS encoding ExbD/TolR family protein; the protein is MGASVGGGNKFVSDINVTPFVDVMLVLLIIFMVATPMMSQGLDVDLPQTKQVEVLSTEADHMVLTVRNDGKMYLDEYPVDTMEDLEGYLQRLVKEKNKTLFLQADKAVPYGTVVEVMGHIKAVGIEKLGVIAEQPDDASPKGGKPARARK
- the tolA gene encoding cell envelope integrity protein TolA produces the protein MRLASYVLSFCLHAAIFLLIWFWPSSPPIKLDTPPVMISLVEGATGGNRTPSPILGHMGQPGDGPLAPTPPAPKAEVAAPERVEVKEPKPVPPQPKQDAAAVKKPEPKPEPKPQPKPEPKEEAKPIAQKKEDKPKPKEEPQKEAPKDQKKPEPPKADAKKDAKESKDAKSNVDPVAAALQQARKASSRADSGDRGSAVEQALAQAQRRAGGNRGGGGGEGAGPGGGGLGDVYMGQVMLAVRPNWGFTSASRLNLRCIINVKVDAQGKLLQNPVVTHSSGNAQFDASAASAIVRTANSGQFPPPPSADYGDLDLVFTLDELMGR
- a CDS encoding TonB family protein, producing MPSQPRTNLSSLCICSSLIAVTFFYVTAVGAFAASAASADQSTYAGNMLDKIIEIWAPPPALKSDFRVRLKVTVNGRGQVEDCKPVKSSGLEAFDSSVCGAVRQIGSFGTPPYGAPMDVHLTFWNGTPKGKPKQETLSTEEALRAEVKARNKAEAALGDTRAEAAEDRARERAEAIAKASGKDAPEVRPAPVAPTPAPKASAESKKKGAKAPATAQADNAPATQLIGRSSPTAGEQAAPAAKEKPARQVDNLPTYGDPDMEAASAAVPAQAQTQAKAQTPAKTDSAATPSGRATVPAPGATAAGTTASGASDVDRVKYRRDATRQVRDAILIPAETEPGEYQTRLRLTISPQGEITDFKVISPTGDKLLDKYVQRGIRRAGSLPPPPAELGGTLDITLTLVRR
- a CDS encoding translocation protein TolB, which encodes MKKQLLLLTLGFWLALGSGAQAAMRVDIYGPGQNIVNLALAAPIKGPSAEANSMGTDLQKIVQENLSFLPFMRLTDPRAVLGGVVLPGYEPPSLDFKRFQLAGSDIVVTTYWPEGDSGTRPVQIRAFETNTGGRLFGKEYPKVTSKDLPEVADRFCADLLEALTGNGAFFRSTLAFVKKTGKMSANVWLVKPTGRDLRQITNMPGESMSPAWSPDGRFVVFTHIDEKSHALGVWDRSSGKVQRIRFPGNVVIGPAFMPDNKVAVALSNGKFPVIFQLNHVFQKERVLEQNDSINVSPTFDSTGTKMAFTSSRLGGPQIFLKDLSSGSVTRVSKNGTYNTEANLSPDGTLVVYSRMTDYGHRIFVQDMLTGTERQVTFGPGSDEQPAFCADSYFIAFSSTRNGHGIYLTTRHGGDAKQVPTGGGSVYFPRWGMPGQQK